The Aythya fuligula isolate bAytFul2 chromosome 2, bAytFul2.pri, whole genome shotgun sequence genome contains a region encoding:
- the BMI1 gene encoding polycomb complex protein BMI-1 isoform X2: protein MELSAAAQGGWRLLGDPRRLPRAAYTALLRAAFRGLLQPPGGLDDPDLQDIDPAVLKHCHAAAATCILEAAKQRADVAAISTCLEDCKLDKERIEQFCTEYQKNKDALEILLGSIGRSPLHITDVSWRLEYQIKTNQLHKTYQPSYLVTLNVESDSGSHPDVSFSCTMEQLQDLVGKLKDAAKSLERATQM, encoded by the exons ATGGAGCTGTCGGCGGCCGCGCAGGGCGGGTGGCGGCTGCTGGGCGacccccgccgcctcccccgggCCGCCTACACCGCGCTGCTGCGCGCCGCCTTCCGcggcctcctgcagccccccggcgGCCTGG ACGATCCAGACCTGCAAGATATCGACCCGGCGGTGTTAAAGCACTGCCACGCCGCAGCTGCGACGTGCATTCTGgaggcagcaaagcagagagcCGACGTGGCTGCCATCAG CACGTGCCTGGAAGACTGTAAATTGGATAAAGAGAGAATCGAGCAGTTTTGCACCGAATATCAG aaaaacaaggatGCCTTGGAAATCCTGTTGGGAAG CATAGGCAGATCTCCCCTCCATATAACTGATGTGTCTTGGCGCTTGGAATATCAGATCAAG acCAACCAACTTCATAAAACTTACCAGCCTTCCTATTTGGTGACCTTAAATGTGGAG AGTGATTCAGGATCGCACCCAGATGTTAGTTTTAGTTGCACGATGGAGCAATTGCAG GATTTAGTGGGAAAACTAAAAGATGCTGCAAAGAGTCTAGAAAGAGCGACTCAGATGTGA